In a single window of the Acidobacteriota bacterium genome:
- a CDS encoding DUF1003 domain-containing protein has product MKEQNIREIAVRFLKKEWTDVTDLEKRIVQKVAERSLVAKGPIDTTLDDRTFGQRLADRVASFGGSWTFIIIFGCLLLFWASMNTFVLAHYGDDFDPYPYILLNLFLSMLASIQAPIIMMSQNRQAAKDRLDATHDYEVNLKSEIEIISLHEKLDDLREQKWLDLVAMQQRQIELLEKLLSEKAD; this is encoded by the coding sequence ATGAAAGAGCAAAACATTAGAGAAATTGCAGTTCGTTTTCTGAAAAAAGAATGGACGGACGTTACTGATCTTGAAAAGCGTATAGTGCAGAAAGTAGCCGAGAGGAGTCTGGTTGCAAAAGGTCCCATTGATACAACCTTAGATGATCGAACATTTGGCCAAAGGCTTGCCGACAGGGTTGCGTCGTTTGGTGGTTCGTGGACGTTTATTATTATTTTCGGTTGTCTTCTTCTTTTTTGGGCCTCTATGAATACGTTCGTGTTGGCTCATTATGGTGACGATTTCGATCCGTACCCGTATATTTTGCTCAACCTGTTTCTTTCTATGCTGGCATCTATTCAGGCACCGATAATTATGATGTCGCAAAATCGTCAAGCCGCTAAAGATCGACTTGATGCCACGCACGATTACGAGGTCAATCTCAAATCTGAGATCGAAATCATCAGCTTGCATGAAAAACTTGACGATCTCCGTGAGCAGAAGTGGCTTGATCTGGTCGCGATGCAGCAACGACAGATTGAACTTTTAGAAAAGCTATTGAGTGAGAAAGCAGATTGA
- a CDS encoding transporter — translation MLIALLWGFCSPKCFGQQTPTPSPAPSPTPKKESEAKKLEKDFEEILRIKHRRPSVSNPADFNTPGVLQVEYGYGGYFRGNGFRSQQAGTLTISYAATERIGFEFDFDTVSSQRDLQLFRTTGVGDSRLGVQLDIADETNRLPSFAVSYFAKLPTASVRKDLGTGRVDHAFSLLFSKKVGKLDVDFNSGLLIIGKQGEKGSVTGGQVAFGVSRDLTEKVNFQAEIFGETKDADEPQGFFSGGIFTYQLSKKASFNAGLKFGLTPASPRFGLTFGIAYQISNRKLPVNVTGLK, via the coding sequence TTGTTGATCGCGCTTTTATGGGGTTTCTGCTCTCCGAAATGTTTTGGCCAACAAACCCCAACTCCTTCACCAGCACCATCGCCCACGCCAAAAAAAGAGAGTGAAGCGAAAAAGCTTGAGAAAGACTTTGAGGAGATACTTCGGATCAAGCACCGTCGTCCTTCTGTTTCAAATCCGGCAGATTTTAATACACCCGGAGTTTTACAGGTGGAATACGGTTATGGCGGATATTTTCGCGGCAATGGTTTTCGGTCGCAACAGGCAGGCACACTTACCATATCCTATGCTGCAACTGAAAGGATCGGATTTGAATTCGACTTTGACACAGTTTCATCACAACGCGACCTTCAGTTATTTCGCACTACCGGCGTAGGCGATTCCCGCCTCGGTGTTCAGCTTGACATTGCAGATGAAACAAATAGATTGCCTTCATTTGCCGTTTCATATTTTGCAAAACTGCCTACCGCGAGTGTCAGAAAGGATCTTGGCACAGGCAGGGTCGATCATGCTTTCTCTCTGCTTTTCAGTAAGAAGGTCGGAAAACTCGATGTTGATTTCAATTCCGGTCTGCTCATTATCGGAAAGCAAGGTGAGAAAGGAAGCGTCACCGGCGGGCAAGTCGCGTTCGGCGTTTCGCGTGACTTGACCGAGAAAGTAAATTTCCAAGCCGAGATCTTTGGTGAAACAAAGGATGCTGACGAACCGCAAGGCTTCTTTTCAGGCGGTATATTTACTTACCAGCTAAGCAAAAAAGCCAGTTTTAATGCCGGACTTAAATTTGGGTTGACGCCAGCCTCACCGCGATTCGGGCTTACTTTTGGCATCGCTTATCAGATATCGAATCGTAAGCTTCCCGTCAATGTCACAGGTCTAAAATAG
- a CDS encoding PepSY domain-containing protein yields MNTRSITTFALFSFLILGVFAASSVSAQENERGEKNERGERESKASTKLAKKAKITLEQAREIAMREDSGTVESGHLEKEKGRLIYSFDIRNAKGTITEVWVDAKSGKVVHKSEENAEAEAKEKAADMKKKGKN; encoded by the coding sequence ATGAACACTCGATCAATTACAACATTCGCACTCTTTTCTTTTCTGATACTCGGTGTTTTCGCGGCTTCATCCGTTTCTGCCCAAGAGAACGAACGCGGCGAAAAGAACGAACGCGGCGAACGTGAAAGCAAGGCAAGCACCAAACTTGCCAAGAAAGCAAAGATCACACTTGAACAGGCCCGCGAGATCGCCATGCGCGAGGACAGCGGAACCGTGGAGAGCGGGCATCTCGAAAAGGAAAAGGGCAGGCTCATTTATTCCTTTGACATCCGCAATGCCAAAGGAACGATCACCGAGGTTTGGGTCGATGCCAAATCCGGAAAGGTCGTTCACAAATCAGAGGAAAATGCCGAAGCCGAAGCAAAAGAAAAAGCTGCGGACATGAAGAAGAAAGGCAAGAACTAA
- a CDS encoding molybdopterin-binding protein, protein MKRFLKIGVIGLAIMMPVVVASAQNVVVDNLGKQTTVGKVEFAKLKRVTIKASDHGKDASFEGVLLSDVLKLGGVEFGENLRGKRMNEYLLVEAADGYKAVYALAELDAGFTDKLVVLADKRDGKELPENARSFQIVNDSDKRAARWVRQVTRLSIVKAGK, encoded by the coding sequence ATGAAAAGATTTTTAAAGATTGGTGTGATAGGTTTGGCCATAATGATGCCGGTCGTTGTCGCATCGGCGCAGAATGTTGTGGTCGATAACCTTGGCAAGCAGACAACGGTTGGCAAGGTCGAGTTTGCGAAACTAAAACGCGTAACGATAAAGGCTTCTGACCACGGAAAGGACGCGAGCTTTGAAGGGGTACTTTTATCCGACGTGCTGAAGCTCGGCGGTGTCGAGTTCGGCGAAAATCTTCGCGGCAAGAGGATGAATGAATATCTGCTCGTTGAGGCTGCCGACGGTTACAAAGCCGTTTACGCCCTTGCAGAGCTTGATGCGGGGTTCACGGACAAACTCGTTGTTCTCGCCGACAAACGCGACGGCAAGGAATTGCCAGAAAACGCTCGCAGTTTTCAGATAGTCAACGATTCTGACAAACGCGCCGCCCGCTGGGTTCGTCAGGTGACCCGTCTTAGTATCGTCAAAGCCGGAAAATAG
- a CDS encoding aspartate aminotransferase family protein, whose amino-acid sequence MTQPEKRSTVSDAVRKHKEFLFPAVATYYQDPIALVRGEGERVWDDQGNEYLDAFGGVLTVSVGHANPRVNAAWKDQVDKIAHMSTLYANGPQGDLAEKLAEITPGNLKKSFFTNSGTEADDTAVLAAKIATGNNEVIALRHSYAGRSATALSTIGHSSWKPIASQVAGVVHAHAPYCYRCPFKLEYPSCGVACADDVEELIKTTTTGKIAGMIAETILGVGGFIIPPKEYFPRVAEIVRRHGGLFISDEVQAAWGRTGDKWFGIEHWGVEPDIMTSAKGMGNGVPIGWTIATPEVADAFPGLTFSTFGGNPVSSAVALAVINVIEQDDLRTNARVVGDYFHNELLKLQEKYACIGDVRGMGLMQGIELVKDRQTKEPAPDLVLRVFEETKRQGVLIGKGGLYGNVIRTGLMLNSSKDTVDELIKALDAGLALC is encoded by the coding sequence ATGACACAACCCGAAAAAAGATCGACAGTTTCTGATGCAGTCAGAAAGCACAAGGAATTTCTTTTCCCCGCGGTCGCGACCTATTATCAGGACCCGATCGCCCTCGTTCGTGGAGAGGGCGAACGGGTTTGGGATGATCAGGGCAACGAGTATCTCGATGCTTTCGGCGGCGTGCTGACCGTCAGCGTCGGGCATGCGAATCCGCGCGTAAACGCGGCGTGGAAGGATCAGGTGGACAAGATCGCACATATGTCCACGCTCTATGCGAACGGGCCGCAGGGCGATCTGGCTGAAAAACTTGCCGAGATCACGCCGGGGAATTTGAAGAAATCGTTCTTCACCAACAGCGGCACCGAGGCCGACGATACCGCCGTGCTTGCCGCGAAGATCGCGACCGGCAACAACGAGGTTATCGCTTTGCGACATTCGTACGCAGGACGATCGGCGACCGCTTTATCGACGATCGGGCATTCGAGCTGGAAGCCGATCGCGTCGCAAGTCGCAGGTGTTGTTCATGCTCATGCGCCCTACTGTTATCGCTGTCCGTTCAAGCTGGAATACCCTTCATGCGGCGTTGCTTGTGCAGATGACGTCGAGGAACTCATCAAAACGACCACCACAGGCAAGATCGCCGGGATGATCGCGGAGACGATTCTCGGCGTGGGCGGTTTTATCATTCCGCCAAAGGAATATTTCCCGCGCGTCGCCGAGATCGTTCGACGCCACGGCGGATTGTTCATCTCCGACGAAGTACAAGCCGCTTGGGGACGCACGGGCGATAAATGGTTTGGCATCGAACATTGGGGCGTCGAGCCTGACATAATGACATCTGCAAAAGGCATGGGCAACGGCGTGCCGATAGGTTGGACGATCGCGACGCCGGAAGTCGCCGACGCGTTCCCGGGACTGACGTTCTCGACATTCGGCGGCAATCCTGTCTCGTCCGCGGTCGCACTCGCGGTAATAAACGTCATCGAGCAAGACGACCTCCGCACAAATGCCCGCGTCGTCGGCGATTATTTTCATAATGAGCTGCTCAAATTACAGGAAAAATATGCCTGTATCGGCGACGTTCGCGGCATGGGCCTGATGCAGGGCATCGAGCTCGTCAAGGACCGCCAAACAAAGGAACCTGCCCCCGACCTCGTCCTTCGCGTCTTCGAAGAAACCAAACGCCAGGGCGTCCTCATCGGCAAAGGCGGCCTCTACGGCAACGTCATCCGCACCGGTCTCATGCTAAATTCGTCCAAAGACACAGTGGACGAACTGATCAAAGCCCTGGACGCGGGCTTGGCTCTTTGTTAG
- a CDS encoding aldehyde dehydrogenase family protein, whose amino-acid sequence MTIYKSFINGEWIDASSGKTLPNINPADTSDIIGEAQLCSREDARRAIEAAYAAFREWKNTPAPARGRILTLAARLMEQHKEELAQMLTREEGKTIGEARGEVQRATNVVEFCAGETRRMNGEYIPSELRDNYAYTIKEPHGVVGLITPWNFPIAIPAWKIAPALAAGNTVVFKPASNTPASAVRLVELFIEAGVPKGVLNLVIGSGGEVGDEIVNHPAVRAVSFTGSSEIGFKMYQEVAKRGIPFQAEMGGKNPVVIMPDCDLDLAVEHTAAGAFGSTGQRCTATSRAIVVGSIAEPFVEKIVERAKAYRLGPGVDESSEIGPSVDESQFNTVLKYIDIGREDGAKLLCGGNKADGEGLENGYFVEPTVFDNVTPDMRIAREEIFGPVLGIMRVDSFEEAIAVANDCEYGLSSSIFSNDYNTITQFINEIESGMTHVNSPTTGGEAHIPFGGIKATGIGPREQGSASLEFYSEMKVVYVDHTGRKREGNLY is encoded by the coding sequence ATGACGATCTACAAGAGTTTCATTAACGGCGAATGGATCGATGCATCATCTGGAAAGACGCTGCCGAACATAAACCCCGCGGACACAAGTGACATCATCGGCGAGGCACAGCTTTGTTCTCGCGAGGATGCCCGGCGAGCGATCGAGGCTGCATATGCGGCGTTCAGGGAGTGGAAGAATACGCCTGCTCCGGCACGTGGACGCATACTCACGCTTGCCGCTCGTCTGATGGAGCAGCACAAGGAAGAGCTTGCCCAGATGCTCACTCGCGAAGAAGGAAAGACCATCGGCGAAGCTCGCGGCGAGGTCCAGCGTGCGACGAATGTCGTCGAATTCTGTGCCGGCGAAACGCGGCGTATGAACGGCGAGTATATCCCTTCGGAACTTCGCGACAACTATGCTTACACCATAAAAGAACCGCACGGCGTCGTCGGGTTGATCACACCCTGGAATTTCCCCATCGCAATTCCCGCGTGGAAGATCGCTCCCGCTCTGGCGGCGGGTAATACCGTGGTTTTCAAGCCTGCCTCGAATACGCCTGCAAGTGCAGTTCGTTTGGTAGAGCTTTTTATTGAGGCCGGTGTACCGAAAGGCGTGCTGAATCTCGTCATCGGTTCGGGTGGCGAGGTCGGCGACGAGATCGTGAATCACCCTGCGGTGCGTGCCGTGTCGTTCACGGGATCTAGCGAGATCGGTTTTAAGATGTATCAAGAGGTCGCGAAACGCGGCATTCCGTTTCAGGCAGAAATGGGCGGCAAAAATCCTGTTGTCATAATGCCGGACTGCGACCTGGACCTCGCGGTCGAACACACGGCGGCTGGAGCTTTCGGTTCGACGGGGCAGAGGTGCACGGCAACGTCGCGTGCGATCGTTGTCGGCAGCATCGCCGAACCTTTTGTCGAAAAGATCGTCGAGCGTGCAAAGGCGTATCGGCTTGGACCTGGCGTTGACGAATCAAGCGAGATCGGGCCTTCGGTCGATGAATCGCAGTTCAACACCGTTCTAAAATACATCGACATCGGCCGCGAGGACGGCGCGAAGCTGCTTTGCGGCGGCAACAAGGCTGACGGCGAAGGGCTGGAGAACGGCTATTTCGTCGAACCGACCGTTTTCGACAACGTAACGCCCGATATGCGGATCGCCCGCGAAGAGATATTCGGGCCTGTGCTCGGGATAATGCGCGTTGACAGTTTCGAGGAAGCGATTGCGGTCGCGAACGACTGCGAATACGGCCTGTCGTCGTCGATCTTCTCGAACGATTACAACACGATCACGCAGTTCATCAACGAGATCGAATCGGGAATGACGCACGTCAATTCACCGACAACTGGCGGCGAAGCTCATATTCCATTCGGCGGCATCAAAGCCACCGGCATCGGCCCGCGAGAACAAGGCTCCGCTTCGCTCGAATTTTACAGTGAAATGAAGGTCGTTTATGTCGATCACACGGGGCGCAAGCGCGAAGGAAACTTATACTAA
- a CDS encoding AMP-binding protein translates to MFNNIRELLNARIAEYGDKRFLLSESDGRVWTYEEFGQVVHQTAEMLRSQGIGKGDVVSLLMPNSAEYIIAYFACWQIGAVAGPVNSLLKSEEIDWVVGNSESKLLLSEPPASSGGFENGHDETRFGIPCVRLDLTSLPPDDAGGSDIDIAHDDDAIIIYTSGTTGKPKGCLLTHGNVIANARQIVEWMGFGEGDRLLTVMPLFHMNAVSVTTMSALYAGGSTVVSPKFSASRFWDIIEKYQITSFGSVATMLSMLLSRQQSAVSDQQNAPPLVPRPSSLRFAMCGSAPVPAELLRNFEEKFGVLVIEGYGLSESTCRSTFNPPNENRRPGSCGLPIGNEMRVVDEEDKDVPDGELGEIVLRGPNIFKGYFKNPEASAEAFRGGWFHTGDIGYRDADGFYYIADRKSDMIIRGGENIYPREIDDVLYRHPAVQHAAVIGVPDQLYGEEVAAFVVLKTGTTSTDDEIIAYCREHLADYKCPKTVHFVDDIPKGPTGKLLKRELAKLLNAG, encoded by the coding sequence ATGTTCAACAACATACGCGAACTCCTCAATGCTCGGATCGCCGAATATGGCGACAAGCGATTTCTTCTCTCGGAATCGGATGGCCGCGTTTGGACCTACGAAGAGTTTGGGCAGGTTGTTCATCAAACCGCCGAAATGCTCCGCTCGCAGGGTATAGGCAAGGGCGACGTTGTCAGCCTGCTGATGCCGAATTCCGCCGAATACATTATCGCGTACTTTGCGTGCTGGCAGATCGGAGCCGTCGCAGGGCCGGTCAATTCCCTGCTCAAGAGCGAGGAGATCGACTGGGTCGTCGGGAATTCTGAGTCAAAGCTTCTTCTGTCAGAACCGCCTGCGTCATCCGGCGGCTTTGAGAACGGTCATGATGAAACGCGATTTGGCATCCCGTGCGTTAGATTAGATCTGACCTCTTTGCCGCCCGATGACGCAGGCGGCTCTGACATCGATATCGCACATGATGACGACGCGATCATCATCTATACATCAGGAACAACCGGAAAACCGAAAGGCTGCCTGCTCACGCACGGAAACGTCATCGCCAACGCCCGCCAGATCGTTGAATGGATGGGCTTTGGCGAGGGTGATCGGTTGCTGACCGTGATGCCGCTGTTCCATATGAACGCCGTTTCAGTTACGACGATGTCCGCACTCTACGCCGGCGGCTCGACGGTCGTTTCACCAAAATTCTCGGCATCAAGATTCTGGGATATCATCGAAAAATACCAGATAACCTCATTCGGTTCGGTCGCAACGATGTTGTCAATGTTGCTAAGTCGTCAGCAGTCAGCGGTCAGCGATCAGCAGAACGCCCCTCCACTCGTCCCTCGCCCCTCGTCCCTTCGATTCGCCATGTGCGGTTCTGCTCCGGTGCCGGCCGAGCTGCTAAGAAACTTCGAAGAAAAATTCGGCGTTCTTGTGATCGAAGGCTACGGCTTGAGCGAATCCACCTGCCGTTCAACGTTCAATCCGCCGAATGAGAATCGACGTCCCGGCTCGTGCGGATTGCCGATCGGGAATGAGATGCGTGTCGTTGACGAAGAAGATAAAGATGTTCCCGATGGCGAGCTTGGCGAGATAGTGCTCCGCGGTCCGAATATCTTCAAAGGTTATTTCAAGAACCCCGAAGCGTCCGCCGAAGCGTTTCGCGGCGGCTGGTTCCACACAGGCGACATTGGCTATCGCGACGCGGACGGTTTCTATTACATCGCTGACCGAAAATCTGACATGATCATCCGCGGCGGCGAGAACATTTACCCGCGAGAGATCGACGACGTTCTTTATCGCCATCCCGCGGTCCAACACGCGGCTGTTATCGGCGTCCCTGATCAGCTATACGGCGAAGAGGTCGCTGCTTTTGTTGTTCTGAAAACAGGAACAACTTCGACCGATGATGAGATCATCGCGTATTGCCGCGAACACCTCGCCGATTACAAATGCCCGAAAACCGTACATTTCGTCGATGACATACCAAAAGGCCCGACCGGAAAGCTGCTGAAACGCGAACTTGCGAAATTACTTAATGCGGGCTAG
- a CDS encoding tetratricopeptide repeat protein → MLAVSMDAQTCADNARSDQPAMTEAARKTHEQNLAEARSAYERSPNDADAIIWLGRRIAYLGDYKGAIRVFSEGIGKHPKDARFYRHRGHRLITLRCFDDAIRDLETAAKLVKGKADQIEPDGLPNARNIPTSTLQSNIWYHLGLAYYVKGDWKNALRSYKECQKVSKNNDMRVATSYWHYMTLRRMGNHKDAEKLLRQIAGDIEVIENTDYLKLIQLNRDEIRPEALLSEIQGDAATLGHASLGYGIGNYFLYNGDREKARTIFQKIVAGNQWASFGYIAAEADLARIK, encoded by the coding sequence ATGTTAGCAGTATCTATGGACGCACAAACCTGTGCGGACAACGCAAGGTCTGATCAGCCGGCGATGACCGAGGCTGCAAGAAAGACTCACGAGCAGAATCTCGCTGAGGCTCGATCTGCTTACGAGAGGTCGCCGAACGATGCCGATGCGATAATCTGGCTCGGCCGACGAATTGCATATCTGGGCGATTACAAGGGTGCGATACGTGTATTCAGCGAAGGTATAGGAAAGCATCCTAAGGACGCGCGGTTCTATCGCCATCGCGGGCACCGGCTGATCACATTGCGCTGTTTTGATGATGCGATCCGCGACCTTGAAACGGCTGCAAAACTTGTGAAGGGCAAGGCCGATCAAATAGAGCCCGACGGGCTGCCGAATGCACGCAATATCCCGACCAGCACGCTGCAGTCGAACATCTGGTATCATCTCGGGCTCGCATATTACGTTAAGGGCGACTGGAAGAACGCCCTTCGGTCCTACAAAGAGTGCCAAAAGGTCTCGAAAAATAACGATATGCGCGTGGCGACGTCGTATTGGCACTATATGACGCTGCGGCGAATGGGGAATCACAAGGATGCGGAGAAGCTTCTGCGGCAGATCGCAGGTGACATCGAGGTCATCGAGAACACTGACTATCTGAAACTGATCCAGCTCAACCGTGACGAGATACGTCCGGAAGCATTGCTTTCCGAGATCCAGGGAGACGCCGCTACGCTCGGCCACGCATCGCTCGGTTACGGCATAGGTAACTACTTTCTTTACAATGGCGACCGTGAAAAGGCCCGGACAATTTTTCAAAAGATCGTCGCCGGAAACCAATGGGCGAGTTTTGGCTATATTGCAGCAGAAGCGGACCTAGCCCGCATTAAGTAA
- a CDS encoding bifunctional transaldolase/phosoglucose isomerase: MALNSFSYFLPDQIEGGFRRTAAQWQVDDKIAGIWQRDASVWTGSGEENWLGWLDIVERELADLQKYRSLHEDIETAGFEHILLLGMGGSSLCPEVLANTFGKAHFHILDSTVPAQVKAVENKISLEKTLFIVASKSGSTLEPNCFKQYFFDRVSQSSTEPGKHFVAITDPGSRMEQVALDDGFRHIIYGEPTVGGRFSALSPFGMAAAAAMGLNVEEFLNNASRMSAACRNGDPQNNPGALLGLLLGVCHKAGRDKLTIFTSPEVASLGAWLEQLVAESTGKNGVAIIPVDGEPKLDTAKYGDDRIFAFIATGHSMDFDKFAKDLQNAGHPTVSIEMPDVSRLAQEFFRWEFATAVAGAVMGINPFDQPDVESAKIEARKLTDTYEQTGALPGETPFYIEGNIGLYAGEQYASQLTAEANKLADILAAHIGNIRPDDYFALLAYLEMNTEHSTLLGHIRKAVLERCHAATCLGFGPRFLHSTGQAYKGGANNGVFLQITADDPFDLPVPGQKYTFGVVAASQARGDFEVLVDRGRRALRIHLGPDVKAGLELILSAVLP, encoded by the coding sequence ATGGCTTTGAATTCGTTTAGTTATTTTCTGCCCGATCAGATAGAAGGCGGTTTCCGCCGAACAGCTGCACAATGGCAGGTCGACGACAAGATCGCCGGGATCTGGCAGCGGGACGCAAGTGTATGGACCGGCAGCGGCGAAGAGAACTGGTTGGGCTGGCTTGATATTGTCGAAAGAGAGCTTGCGGACCTGCAGAAATACCGCAGCCTGCACGAGGATATAGAGACGGCCGGCTTCGAGCATATTCTCTTGCTTGGTATGGGCGGCTCTTCGCTGTGCCCTGAGGTTCTGGCAAACACTTTCGGTAAGGCACATTTTCACATCCTCGATTCCACCGTTCCCGCACAGGTGAAGGCGGTGGAGAACAAGATCAGCCTTGAAAAGACGCTTTTCATTGTCGCGAGTAAATCCGGCTCGACGCTGGAACCTAACTGTTTCAAGCAGTATTTCTTTGACCGCGTATCGCAAAGTTCAACCGAGCCGGGAAAACATTTCGTTGCTATTACCGATCCGGGCTCAAGAATGGAACAGGTCGCCCTCGATGACGGCTTTCGGCATATCATCTATGGCGAACCGACGGTTGGCGGGCGTTTTTCGGCATTGTCGCCGTTCGGGATGGCGGCCGCAGCAGCGATGGGGCTGAATGTTGAAGAATTCCTCAACAACGCGAGCCGAATGTCAGCAGCATGCCGAAACGGCGATCCGCAAAACAATCCCGGGGCATTGCTTGGACTGCTGTTGGGCGTCTGCCATAAAGCCGGACGCGATAAACTGACGATCTTCACATCGCCGGAGGTCGCAAGTTTGGGCGCGTGGCTGGAGCAGCTAGTCGCCGAATCTACCGGCAAGAACGGCGTTGCGATCATTCCTGTCGACGGCGAGCCGAAATTGGATACGGCGAAATACGGCGATGACCGCATTTTCGCATTTATCGCGACCGGGCATTCAATGGACTTCGACAAATTTGCGAAAGATCTGCAAAACGCCGGCCATCCGACCGTGTCGATCGAAATGCCCGATGTTTCTCGGCTCGCACAGGAATTCTTCCGTTGGGAATTCGCCACCGCGGTCGCCGGTGCGGTCATGGGCATCAACCCGTTCGACCAGCCCGATGTCGAATCCGCAAAGATCGAGGCACGTAAGCTCACCGACACTTATGAACAAACAGGTGCGCTTCCCGGCGAAACACCGTTCTACATCGAGGGCAACATAGGGCTGTACGCCGGCGAACAATACGCGTCGCAATTGACAGCGGAAGCGAACAAGCTTGCTGATATCCTTGCCGCTCATATCGGAAACATTCGTCCGGATGATTATTTCGCCTTGCTTGCATATCTGGAAATGAATACTGAACATTCAACTCTGCTTGGACATATCAGAAAGGCCGTCTTGGAACGATGTCATGCTGCGACCTGTCTCGGTTTTGGGCCTCGGTTCCTTCATTCGACCGGCCAGGCATACAAAGGCGGTGCGAACAATGGTGTTTTCCTGCAGATAACCGCCGATGACCCATTCGACCTGCCCGTGCCGGGCCAAAAATACACTTTCGGGGTCGTTGCTGCATCACAGGCACGCGGTGA